One window of Vicia villosa cultivar HV-30 ecotype Madison, WI unplaced genomic scaffold, Vvil1.0 ctg.000794F_1_1, whole genome shotgun sequence genomic DNA carries:
- the LOC131631241 gene encoding aluminum-activated malate transporter 14-like — protein sequence MDNETNTAKLSSSHWKSFYSFADKVKRFPGLVRRTIWKVGKDDPRKVVHSLKVGLALTLISLLYLADPLYKGIGKNAVVAVMTVVVVMEFTVGGTLSKGLNRGLGTLSAGLLAFFIEYLADAPGHIFRAVFIGAAVFILGAAATYIRFIPYIKKNYDYGVMIFLLTFNLIIVSSYRVDNVLSMAKDRISTICIGVALCLVMSLLVFPNWSGEDLHKSTISKLDGIANSIEVTVVEYFNDSEKQANEDDSSEDPIYKCYEAILDSKAKDETLAMQANWEPRYSRSCHRIPWQQYATVGASLRHFSYTVVALHGCLQSEIQTPRSIRNLYKDSCIKLAKEVSKVLRVMANSIRNKRQIPLERLSDNLSEALQDLDNALKSHPQLLLGSRNGRSQIPITPKTPKTPNLYMLDEDTRITLSSIKSDYSSPDGNKSKEHSREQTKEGQVHKKVLRPQLSNNMTMSMITSLEFSEALPFAAFTSLLVEMVAKLGHVMDKVEELGNMSHFRKFRDDENDDDEIVVTCERPKTNTADNDLPSYGGVE from the exons ATGGATAATGAGACCAACACTGCAAAGCTAAGCTCAAGCCATTGGAAATCATTTTACAGCTTTGCTGATAAAGTGAAAAGATTTCCAGGTTTGGTGAGGAGAACAATTTGGAAAGTTGGCAAAGATGATCCAAGAAAAGTGGTTCATTCTTTGAAAGTTGGTCTGGCTTTGACACTAATTTCTTTGTTGTATCTTGCGGATCCGTTGTACAAAGGGATAGGAAAAAATGCTGTGGTGGCTGTCATGACTGTGGTGGTTGTGATGGAGTTTACTGTTG GAGGAACCTTATCCAAAGGACTAAATAGAGGATTAGGGACTCTTTCGGCAGGATTGTTGGCATTTTTTATTGAGTATCTTGCAGATGCACCCGGCCATATTTTTCGAGCGGTTTTCATTGGTGCTGCGGTTTTCATTTTAG GAGCTGCAGCTACGTATATCAGATTCATTCCTTATATAAAGAAGAATTATGACTATGGTGTTATGATATTTCTTTTGACATTCAATTTGATAATTGTATCAAGTTACCGCGTTGATAATGTCTTGAGCATGGCAAAAGACCGCATCTCTACCATATGCATTGGCGTCGCCCTTTGTCTAGTGATGAGCCTATTAGTATTTCCAAACTGGTCAGGGGAAGACCTTCATAAATCCACCATATCAAAGCTTGATGGCATAGCCAACTCTATTGAAG TTACCGTTGTGGAATATTTTAATGATTCTGAAAAACAAGCAAATGAAGATGATTCATCTGAGGATCCTATTTACAAGTGCTACGAGGCCATTTTAGACTCTAAGGCCAAGGATGAAACGCTT GCAATGCAAGCAAATTGGGAGCCAAGATACTCAAGAAGCTGCCACAGGATCCCGTGGCAGCAATATGCAACAGTGGGAGCTTCTCTTCGTCATTTTAGTTACACTGTTGTAGCTCTACATGGATGTCTTCAATCTGAAATTCAG ACACCGAGGTCAATCCGTAATCTGtacaaagattcttgcatcaaacttgcaaaagaagTATCAAAAGTACTAAGGGTAATGGCGAACAGCATAAGGAACAAGCGACAAATTCCCCTTGAGAGACTCTCTGATAATCTGAGCGAAGCTTTACAAGACCTTGACAATGCATTGAAATCGCATCCACAACTTTTACTAGGATCGAGGAATGGTCGAAGTCAAATCCCCATAACCCCCAAAACTCCTAAAACCCCCAACCTCTACATGCTTGATGAAGACACTAGAATCACCTTATCAAGTATTAAAAGTGATTATTCTTCCCCGGATGGAAATAAATCGAAAGAGCACTCCCGAGAACAAACAAAAGAAGGACAAGTACACAAGAAGGTTTTGAGGCCACAATTGAGTAATAATATGACTATGAGTATGATCACTAGCCTTGAGTTCTCAGAAGCACTTCCTTTTGCTGCTTTCACTTCATTGCTGGTGGAGATGGTTGCAAAACTAGGCCATGTTATGGATAAAGTTGAAGAATTGGGCAATATGTCTCACTTTAGAAAGTTTAGAGATGatgagaatgatgatgatgagattGTTGTAACTTGTGAGAGACCAAAAACGAATACAGCTGACAATGACTTACCTTCTTATGGAGGAGTAGAGTAG